GGCGGAACTGGCGCGAGTATTTACGCCAGCCTGTCCGTTGGTTCTGACACGCAGTTACTCACCGCCGATTCCACCCAAACAACCGGACTCAAATGGGTTAATAAGCCTACTTCTGGTATTATATACGCAGTCGATTATGGTGCTGTATTTAATGGTTCTACAGATGACGCAGCAGCATTACAGTCGGCGATTGCCGCGGCGGTAAGCACGGGCAAACCGCTCATGCTTTCACCTGGCACGGCCATTATTGGCACGTCTCTCTCTATCAGCGCGCCTATCACGATAGTAGGAGCCGGAAGCGCCGCAACAATCTTAAAAGCTAAAAACAGCCTAAACGACTTTATTATCAAGTTTACCGGCGGCTCAGCTGGCGTTGGCATAGTGAGTGCCGTCTTTATGGATTTTACACTTGACGGCAACTTAGCAAACCAAACAGCTGGTGGCGGCATTTTAGCCAGCGGTGCGGTACAGTGTGTTTTTGAGCGACTTCCTTTTACGAGCTGTTACAACTGGGGTCTTGAGCTTGGTCCTATTACTGGTGGCGCCTTTGGACACCATAACCGTGTTTTCAACTGTCTGTTCGACAATTCCGGTACTAGCACTGGGTATGGAGGAGGTACCTGGACAACCTCAAGCGACGAAAACTGGTTTATTCTCTGTGACTTTGAAAACCTCGGTGGCGCTTCCGCTCCTACCGGCACTTCACCCATCATGCTGTACGATCTTGCTGGTCTACAGTGTATTATTGGCTGTAATTTTGTAGGCGGTTCGAACAATTGTATTGCTGTGAGAATCCAAAACTGTAAAGAAACAAAAGTCATCAGCTCCACATTCGATAATACCGCTGGTGATAGTGTTTTTATGGTAGCAAACAGCTGTACGGTTACTGGGAATGTATTTGCTGGACCAGGGACGGTTGGGTCAACCCCAGCGTCTGGCGTTAACCTCGAATTTAATACCCACTTTAATATTATCAGTGGTAACTCACTCGTCACTTCAGACATAACGGGTAAAACCCGTAGTCTCATCCGCGAGGAATCCACTGGTGGTGCTGGCGATAACCTACTAGAGGGTAATGGCATGAGTTGGGGTGCTTCTGGACCAACCGTCGCGCTACTTGAGACGGGTGGCACCAATACGATCGTTCGTAATAACATTGGCTGGAAAACCGAAAACACTGGTACTGCCACTGTACTGTCCGGCACCACGAGCATCGCAGTTTCGCACGGACTAGATACAACACCAGCGCTCGCTAATCTTAGCGTTACGCCTACCAATAGTCTGGGTAGTGCAACTCGCTTCTGGATAAGTGGCGTCACGAATACATCATTTACTATAAATGTTGATGTCAATCCAGGTGCGACCACGGCTACGTTCGCCTGGGCTGCACGAATGTAGAACTACTCAGTTTCTAACCTTCACTAAAGCCATTTGGATTCGATATTTGCCAGCGCCATGTGTCTGCGCACGCATCTTTGAGCGTTTTAGTCGCTCTCCACTCCAGCTGTGTATTCGCCTTTGAGACATCAGCATAGTACTCAGACAAGTCACCTGAGCGTCGTTTAATAATATCGTAAGGTATACTTTTTCCCGTAGCCTCTTCAAAAGCATGAATCACCTCAAAAACAGAGCTTCCCTTGCCAGTTCCTAAATTAAATACATCAAGACCGTGCATGCTTTCCATCCGCTTAAGCGCTGCGACATGCCCTTTCGCAAGATCAATCACATGGATATAATCACGAATACACGTCCCGTCAGGAGTGTCATAATCATTACCAAAAACGTGAAGCTTCTCTAGCTTGCCCACAGCAACCTGCGAAATATACGGCATGAGATTATTCGGCGTATTACGCGGATCTTCCCCAATCCTACCACTCTCGTGAGCCCCAATAGGGTTGAAGTAACGCAGTAAAATGACTCGCCATGAATCGTCTGACTTTGCGATGTCACGTAGGATCTGTTCCGTCATGTATTTTGTTTGGCCATATGGGTGAGGAATACCAATTCCTGTTTGAGTCGTCTCACTCCATGGCAATACAGGCGCATCTCCATAGACAGTAGCCGACGAGCTAAAAATAAGTTTCTTAATATTAGCTCGTTTCATTGCGCTGCAAAGCACTAACGTTGTGTCTAAATTGTTCTTATAGTAGGCCAACGGCACCAGTACTGACTCACCTACCGATTTCAGGCCAGCAAAATGGATAACCGCCTCTATATCGTTCTCAGTAAAGATCTCTTTCAAGAGTACTTCATCCCGCACGTCGCCAGAGTACAGTTGAACGCTCTTGCCGCTCAGTTCTTCTACTCGCTTGATAGCAGTTGGGTGGCTATTACAAAAATTATCAACAACCACTACTTCATATCCCTGCGCCAGTAACTCAATCGCTGTGTGAGTTCCAATATATCCAGCGCCGCCTGTCACCAAAATTTTCATATTAGTCTTCCAACGCCATTTCAGTTCCAACGGCAGATTCAGATGTAGAGACCTGCAACGTCTGCCGCGCCTTACCATATTCTCGCCATATCAGCCATAGCATGAATATGTCAAAAACAGTAAGCAAGATCATTCCTATGCCAGGATGAAGAATAATACTATATGTCTGATATATCATCATCATACCAAGAGTGATAAGCGAAAAAGGATACGCCCATAACTGATTTCGCAAAATCCCAATGACCGCGATTAGTTTTGTGGCAGCATGGACCCACAAATACGCAATAATAAATACTCTACCGCCATGGGCTAAGTGATCTGTCCATCCAAGCAGGGTTGTTGTCACCATATCGTGTGGGTCTTCAACGCGATCACGCTGTGTAATAAAAACGATAAAATCATGAATCGAATGAGGACTAATAAAAAGCAGTAAGAAACCGCCTAAAACTTCAAGAACGCCACCAACACCCTTGATAACTATGCCACCTTCAAATACCTTATCTAAAAGTGTGGATGGATGATACCAACTCATAGCCTCATTGTAGCATCTAGCGAGGTGTTTACCTCTTCTTTCAGAATGTGCCAGGGAGAGAACTAACCCCTGGCACTACATTATTGGTTCCGCCTACCTAAAAAACTCAAAAACGCACTATTTATTGCGATGGCTATTACGGCCACCTTCGCGCTTAGCTTCCAATGGCTGCGCTTTAGCTCCTGCACGCCCAGCCACCCTTGGGTCAGCACCGTTTTTACTCCCAAATTTACCGGTACTTGCCGCAGCGCCACGCTGTGCAATTTTGCTGACCGTCTTTTTATCCATTGCTGCAAAACCACGGTTGGCTGTACTATTATCGCTATTTTTAGCTGCTATACCCCCTCCTTT
This genomic interval from Candidatus Chromulinivoraceae bacterium contains the following:
- the galE gene encoding UDP-glucose 4-epimerase GalE; this encodes MKILVTGGAGYIGTHTAIELLAQGYEVVVVDNFCNSHPTAIKRVEELSGKSVQLYSGDVRDEVLLKEIFTENDIEAVIHFAGLKSVGESVLVPLAYYKNNLDTTLVLCSAMKRANIKKLIFSSSATVYGDAPVLPWSETTQTGIGIPHPYGQTKYMTEQILRDIAKSDDSWRVILLRYFNPIGAHESGRIGEDPRNTPNNLMPYISQVAVGKLEKLHVFGNDYDTPDGTCIRDYIHVIDLAKGHVAALKRMESMHGLDVFNLGTGKGSSVFEVIHAFEEATGKSIPYDIIKRRSGDLSEYYADVSKANTQLEWRATKTLKDACADTWRWQISNPNGFSEG
- a CDS encoding DUF2127 domain-containing protein, whose translation is MSWYHPSTLLDKVFEGGIVIKGVGGVLEVLGGFLLLFISPHSIHDFIVFITQRDRVEDPHDMVTTTLLGWTDHLAHGGRVFIIAYLWVHAATKLIAVIGILRNQLWAYPFSLITLGMMMIYQTYSIILHPGIGMILLTVFDIFMLWLIWREYGKARQTLQVSTSESAVGTEMALED
- a CDS encoding glycosyl hydrolase family 28-related protein, yielding MTQSHNADGTLKSSAITSSGANATTTSTGLIQLAGDLAGTATSPTVPALASKANDSAVVHKSDFTAKGTLIGGTGASIYASLSVGSDTQLLTADSTQTTGLKWVNKPTSGIIYAVDYGAVFNGSTDDAAALQSAIAAAVSTGKPLMLSPGTAIIGTSLSISAPITIVGAGSAATILKAKNSLNDFIIKFTGGSAGVGIVSAVFMDFTLDGNLANQTAGGGILASGAVQCVFERLPFTSCYNWGLELGPITGGAFGHHNRVFNCLFDNSGTSTGYGGGTWTTSSDENWFILCDFENLGGASAPTGTSPIMLYDLAGLQCIIGCNFVGGSNNCIAVRIQNCKETKVISSTFDNTAGDSVFMVANSCTVTGNVFAGPGTVGSTPASGVNLEFNTHFNIISGNSLVTSDITGKTRSLIREESTGGAGDNLLEGNGMSWGASGPTVALLETGGTNTIVRNNIGWKTENTGTATVLSGTTSIAVSHGLDTTPALANLSVTPTNSLGSATRFWISGVTNTSFTINVDVNPGATTATFAWAARM